A genomic region of Dunckerocampus dactyliophorus isolate RoL2022-P2 chromosome 10, RoL_Ddac_1.1, whole genome shotgun sequence contains the following coding sequences:
- the LOC129188315 gene encoding aquaporin-4-like isoform X2: METAYAVLSDCSQLIGCVGAGLAAISRHEDAVDGEGERKCETDVFTHRRCCFPCRMPHRPQRPPSCIADAMTAFKGIWTQEFWRCVGAEFLAMLFFVLLGLGSTINWGAAEGDPQLPDLAHISLCFGLTIGTMVQCFGHISGAHINPAVTAAMVVTRKLSVAKAVFYVLAQCLGSIVGAAVLYGVTPASVRGGMGVTAVNKNLSVGNALVVEILISFQLIFTVFATCDHKRSDLKGSSALAIGLSVCVGHLFAIPYTGASMNPARSLGPAVITWSWENHWVYWVGPALGGSVAAALYEYLFCPDPEAKKRYSDSFIKAPFMGSKQRQNSVTAQEPLFGAMEAERADRKERDREREVSGEVLSSV; encoded by the exons ATTGTTCTCAGCTAATTGGCTGTGTGGGGGCGGGGCTTGCTGCCATATCCCGCCATGAAGATGCGGTGGACGGTGAGGGAGAGCGTAAATGTGAGACAGATGTCTTTACGCACAG GAGGTGTTGCTTCCCCTGCCGCATGCCACACCGTCCCCAACGGCCGCCATCTTGCATCGCCGATGCAATGACTGCCTTTAAGGGCATCTGGACTCAAGAGTTCTGGCGCTGTGTTGGCGCTGAGTTCTTGGCCATGCTCTTCTTTGTCCTGCTGGGCCTGGGCTCCACCATCAATTGGGGGGCCGCTGAAGGGGACCCCCAGCTCCCTGACTTGGCACACATCTCGCTGTGCTTCGGCCTGACCATCGGCACCATGGTCCAGTGCTTCGGTCACATCAGCGGCGCTCACATCAACCCGGCGGTCACGGCCGCCATGGTGGTGACCCGCAAGCTGAGCGTGGCCAAGGCTGTGTTCTACGTGCTGGCCCAGTGCCTGGGCTCCATAGTGGGAGCCGCCGTCCTGTACGGGGTCACGCCAGCCTCAGTGAGGGGGGGCATGGGCGTCACGGCG GTGAACAAGAACCTGTCAGTGGGGAACGCTCTGGTGGTGGAGATCTTAATCAGCTTTCAGCTGATCTTCACCGTCTTCGCCACTTGTGACCACAAACGCAGTGACCTGAAGGGCTCGTCGGCATTGGCCATCGGCCTGTCGGTGTGTGTTGGCCACCTGTTTGCT ATTCCGTACACAGGTGCTAGCATGAATCCTGCTCGTTCCCTCGGCCCGGCTGTGATCACATGGTCCTGGGAGAACCACTGG GTGTACTGGGTGGGCCCAGCCCTGGGAGGGAGTGTGGCTGCGGCCCTGTACGAGTACCTGTTCTGTCCAGACCCGGAAGCGAAGAAACGTTACTCTGACAGCTTCATCAAGGCACCCTTCATGGGATCCAAACAGCGGCAGAACTCGGTCACGGCTCAGGAGCCGCTCTTCGGCGCCATGGAGGCTGAGAGGGCTGACAGGAAGGAGCGGGACAGGGAGCGGGAGGTCTCTGGGGAGGTTCTGTCATCGGTATGA
- the LOC129188315 gene encoding aquaporin-4-like isoform X3, whose amino-acid sequence MSESGGGVEHISRTSRQNIFQSWCSRSRRCCFPCRMPHRPQRPPSCIADAMTAFKGIWTQEFWRCVGAEFLAMLFFVLLGLGSTINWGAAEGDPQLPDLAHISLCFGLTIGTMVQCFGHISGAHINPAVTAAMVVTRKLSVAKAVFYVLAQCLGSIVGAAVLYGVTPASVRGGMGVTAVNKNLSVGNALVVEILISFQLIFTVFATCDHKRSDLKGSSALAIGLSVCVGHLFAIPYTGASMNPARSLGPAVITWSWENHWVYWVGPALGGSVAAALYEYLFCPDPEAKKRYSDSFIKAPFMGSKQRQNSVTAQEPLFGAMEAERADRKERDREREVSGEVLSSV is encoded by the exons ATGAGTGAGAGTGGCGGGGGTGTGGAGCACATCAG TCGAACCAGCCGACAGAACATTTTCCAGTCTTGGTGTTCCCGCTCCAGGAGGTGTTGCTTCCCCTGCCGCATGCCACACCGTCCCCAACGGCCGCCATCTTGCATCGCCGATGCAATGACTGCCTTTAAGGGCATCTGGACTCAAGAGTTCTGGCGCTGTGTTGGCGCTGAGTTCTTGGCCATGCTCTTCTTTGTCCTGCTGGGCCTGGGCTCCACCATCAATTGGGGGGCCGCTGAAGGGGACCCCCAGCTCCCTGACTTGGCACACATCTCGCTGTGCTTCGGCCTGACCATCGGCACCATGGTCCAGTGCTTCGGTCACATCAGCGGCGCTCACATCAACCCGGCGGTCACGGCCGCCATGGTGGTGACCCGCAAGCTGAGCGTGGCCAAGGCTGTGTTCTACGTGCTGGCCCAGTGCCTGGGCTCCATAGTGGGAGCCGCCGTCCTGTACGGGGTCACGCCAGCCTCAGTGAGGGGGGGCATGGGCGTCACGGCG GTGAACAAGAACCTGTCAGTGGGGAACGCTCTGGTGGTGGAGATCTTAATCAGCTTTCAGCTGATCTTCACCGTCTTCGCCACTTGTGACCACAAACGCAGTGACCTGAAGGGCTCGTCGGCATTGGCCATCGGCCTGTCGGTGTGTGTTGGCCACCTGTTTGCT ATTCCGTACACAGGTGCTAGCATGAATCCTGCTCGTTCCCTCGGCCCGGCTGTGATCACATGGTCCTGGGAGAACCACTGG GTGTACTGGGTGGGCCCAGCCCTGGGAGGGAGTGTGGCTGCGGCCCTGTACGAGTACCTGTTCTGTCCAGACCCGGAAGCGAAGAAACGTTACTCTGACAGCTTCATCAAGGCACCCTTCATGGGATCCAAACAGCGGCAGAACTCGGTCACGGCTCAGGAGCCGCTCTTCGGCGCCATGGAGGCTGAGAGGGCTGACAGGAAGGAGCGGGACAGGGAGCGGGAGGTCTCTGGGGAGGTTCTGTCATCGGTATGA
- the LOC129188312 gene encoding uncharacterized protein LOC129188312, with the protein MSDSGDTEHTSWGDDEDIQEVQITGGEEEEDLDWVSGGTVAVLSRSMDEGEGRSPPAVTDSHLAAHFPRSERNKLSENTRLATRYAVRIFREYLSEKAQSPDFESLSKEDLCALLRSFYAEARSKSGQLYSKSSLISIRSSLNRYLNDPPYCRTLDLTKDPELRSANLTLAAVIRRLEEQGAGPVVQKQAITRSDLRRLYESSMFDVDTPFGLLNKVWFETCMYFCTRGRENQRELQEDSFGLAVDEHGRKFVYFKALGPYHKTRHPRRKPEADSVTLPRMYETCTDLCPYASFVRYLSKRNPLCRAFFQRPRDHCCTSEVTWFENKAIGKNLLGTRMQMLSRAAKLSKTYTNHCIGAVAIATLDGVLGAATTASCVATETRQGHVEPERLLPSPHPKRRALSPVKGRQRHAQHTVLSTVKQDGEGDSSETLASSVHRLCSTGIPTAAQLTKTNAPVHIDVGGHMYTSSLATLTRYPESRIGRLFDGSEPIVLDSLKQHYFIDRDGAMFRYILNFLRTSKLLLPDDFKEYALLYEEASFFQLVSLQAELQRWRAEREHESASQPWECVMVQVAQDLAERISVSGRCSAIEEVFPEVTKARCESQNGRRESDSTHVIRFPLSDYCHINSVQVLERLQQKGFCITCGSCGGGVDSPSHFSEYVLQRAGLGGRRPLVRVKHEELDTTPPDRK; encoded by the exons ATGTCTGACAGCGGAGACACGGAGCACACCAGCTGGGGGGACGATGAGGACATCCAGGAGGTACAGATCACcgggggggaggaggaggaggacctaGACTGGGTGTCAGGCGGCACAGTGGCAGTCCTCAGCAGGAGCATGGACGAGGGAGAGGGCAGGAGCCCCCCCGCTGTGACAGACTCTCACCTGGCCGCTCACTTCCCGCGCTCAGAGCGGAACAAGCTAAGTGAGAACACCCGCCTGGCGACACGGTACGCGGTCCGGATCTTCCGGGAGTACCTGAGCGAGAAGGCTCAGAGTCCGGACTTTGAAAGTCTGTCAAAGGAGGACCTTTGCGCGCTGCTGCGCTCCTTCTACGCGGAAGCACGCTCCAAAAGTGGCCAGCTGTACAGCAAGTCCTCCCTCATCAGCATCCGCAGCTCTCTAAACCGATACCTCAACGACCCGCCCTACTGCCGAACCCTGGACCTCACCAAGGACCCGGAGCTGCGGAGCGCCAACTTGACCCTGGCGGCTGTCATCCGGCGTCTGGAGGAGCAGGGGGCGGGGCCGGTGGTCCAGAAGCAAGCGATCACTCGCTCGGACCTGCGCAGACTGTACGAGTCGTCCATGTTCGACGTGGACACGCCGTTTGGACTCCTGAACAAGGTCTGGTTCGAGACCTGCATGTACTTCTGCACCAGGGGCCGAGAGAACCAGAGAGAGCTGCAGGAGGACTCCTTCGGTCTGGCCGTGGACGAGCACGGCCGGAAGTTCGTCTACTTCAAAGCCCTGGGACCCTACCACAAGACCCGACACCCCAGGAGGAAGCCCGAGGCGGATAGCGTCACCCTGCCGCGAATGTACGAGACTTGCACGGATCTCTGCCCGTACGCCAGCTTCGTCCGGTACCTGTCCAAACGGAACCCCCTGTGCCGGGCCTTCTTCCAGAGGCCCCGGGACCACTGCTGCACCTCGGAGGTCACGTGGTTCGAGAACAAGGCCATCGGCAAGAACCTGCTGGGCACGCGTATGCAGATGCTGTCTCGCGCGGCCAAGCTGTCCAAAACCTACACCAATCACTGCATAGGAGCCGTGGCCATAGCAACGCTCGACGGCGTCTTGGGCGCTGCTACCACAGCTAGCTGCGTTGCCACAGAGACGCGACAGGGTCACGTGGAGCCCGAAAGACTACTTCCCTCTCCTCACCCGAAAAGACGCGCACTATCTCCTGTGAAGGGGAGGCAGAGACATGCGCAGCACACTGTCCTCTCCACAGTCAAACAG GACGGCGAAGGTGACAGCAGTGAGACGCTGGCATCCTCTGTGCATCGGCTGTGCTCGACCGGCATCCCAACCGCCGCCCAGCTCACCAAAACCAACGCACCCGTCCACATCGATGTCGGAGGTCACATGTACACCAGCAGCCTGGCCACCCTCACCAGGTACCCCGAGTCAAG GATCGGACGCCTGTTTGACGGAAGCGAGCCCATCGTGTTGGACAGTCTGAAGCAGCACTACTTCATCGATCGGGACGGCGCCATGTTCCGGTACATCCTCAACTTCCTACGCACCTCCAAGCTTCTCCTGCCGGATGACTTCAAA GAGTACGCTCTGCTCTACGAGGAGGCCTCCTTCTTCCAGCTGGTTTCCTTGCAGGCAGAACTTCAGCGCTGGCGGGCAGAGCGGGAGCACGAGAGCGCATCACAGCCATGGGAGTGTGTTATGGTTCAGGTAGCCCAAGACCTGGCCGAGAGGATCAGTGTAAGCGGCCGCTGTTCCGCCATCGAGGAGGTCTTCCCAGAGGTCACAAAGGCCCGGTGCGAGTCCCAAAACGGCAGACGGGAGTCCGACTCCACACACGTTATCCGCTTTCCGCTCAGTGACTACTGCCACATCAACTCTGTCCAG GTGTTGGAGCGACTACAGCAAAAAGGATTCTGCATCACGTGCGGTTCGTGTGGCGGCGGCGTGGACTCCCCCTCTCACTTCAGCGAGTACGTGCTCCAAAGGGCGGGGCTAGGTGGCCGGCGCCCCCTCGTGCGAGTCAAACACGAAGAGCTGGACACAACTCCacctgacaggaagtga
- the LOC129188315 gene encoding aquaporin-4-like isoform X1, with amino-acid sequence MLILCGMHKDCSQLIGCVGAGLAAISRHEDAVDGEGERKCETDVFTHRRCCFPCRMPHRPQRPPSCIADAMTAFKGIWTQEFWRCVGAEFLAMLFFVLLGLGSTINWGAAEGDPQLPDLAHISLCFGLTIGTMVQCFGHISGAHINPAVTAAMVVTRKLSVAKAVFYVLAQCLGSIVGAAVLYGVTPASVRGGMGVTAVNKNLSVGNALVVEILISFQLIFTVFATCDHKRSDLKGSSALAIGLSVCVGHLFAIPYTGASMNPARSLGPAVITWSWENHWVYWVGPALGGSVAAALYEYLFCPDPEAKKRYSDSFIKAPFMGSKQRQNSVTAQEPLFGAMEAERADRKERDREREVSGEVLSSV; translated from the exons atgctgattctttgtggaatgcataaag ATTGTTCTCAGCTAATTGGCTGTGTGGGGGCGGGGCTTGCTGCCATATCCCGCCATGAAGATGCGGTGGACGGTGAGGGAGAGCGTAAATGTGAGACAGATGTCTTTACGCACAG GAGGTGTTGCTTCCCCTGCCGCATGCCACACCGTCCCCAACGGCCGCCATCTTGCATCGCCGATGCAATGACTGCCTTTAAGGGCATCTGGACTCAAGAGTTCTGGCGCTGTGTTGGCGCTGAGTTCTTGGCCATGCTCTTCTTTGTCCTGCTGGGCCTGGGCTCCACCATCAATTGGGGGGCCGCTGAAGGGGACCCCCAGCTCCCTGACTTGGCACACATCTCGCTGTGCTTCGGCCTGACCATCGGCACCATGGTCCAGTGCTTCGGTCACATCAGCGGCGCTCACATCAACCCGGCGGTCACGGCCGCCATGGTGGTGACCCGCAAGCTGAGCGTGGCCAAGGCTGTGTTCTACGTGCTGGCCCAGTGCCTGGGCTCCATAGTGGGAGCCGCCGTCCTGTACGGGGTCACGCCAGCCTCAGTGAGGGGGGGCATGGGCGTCACGGCG GTGAACAAGAACCTGTCAGTGGGGAACGCTCTGGTGGTGGAGATCTTAATCAGCTTTCAGCTGATCTTCACCGTCTTCGCCACTTGTGACCACAAACGCAGTGACCTGAAGGGCTCGTCGGCATTGGCCATCGGCCTGTCGGTGTGTGTTGGCCACCTGTTTGCT ATTCCGTACACAGGTGCTAGCATGAATCCTGCTCGTTCCCTCGGCCCGGCTGTGATCACATGGTCCTGGGAGAACCACTGG GTGTACTGGGTGGGCCCAGCCCTGGGAGGGAGTGTGGCTGCGGCCCTGTACGAGTACCTGTTCTGTCCAGACCCGGAAGCGAAGAAACGTTACTCTGACAGCTTCATCAAGGCACCCTTCATGGGATCCAAACAGCGGCAGAACTCGGTCACGGCTCAGGAGCCGCTCTTCGGCGCCATGGAGGCTGAGAGGGCTGACAGGAAGGAGCGGGACAGGGAGCGGGAGGTCTCTGGGGAGGTTCTGTCATCGGTATGA